agtctgtcaaaagaactgaaaaaagggggcagtctgcagaggcttagatacaaggtaatcacagaggtaaaaactatattaatataagtgtgtaggtttacaaaactggggaatgggtaattaagggattatctatcttttaaaacaacaaaaattctggtgttgactgtccctttaaataaggttgCTGCAGAGATGctgttctcccctcttttgcatttTGGCTACCTTGTTTGTCCAACCACCAGAAAACACCAAACCATACATTATTAGTTTCACTTTATCCTGGGGACATACAAACTATGACACAAAACTGTGGCCACAAAAACTATTGCAGAGGGACACATGTGACCCATGAGCTGCCAGTTGACCATCCctgatttagggcaagattacaagtggagcgcaaaattctGCTTTTGCATGCacaatatttgcgcttcacttagtaataccagtgcacgcaatttgcatggaagctttgtgctcacgagagcgtgcttccataggctccaatgggagcctcggtctcatgccgtcagacatggctgagaacatagcgcagcgaagggggtaagttgcacagagaTGGGcccaaaatattaaatatatatgaatatatacatatacatttatgtgttaatatgtgtatatacacatattaaacacaaatatatatgtatataagcatatacattaatatttataAAGAACACAATATtcctcatagactgcaatgtaaaaggCACTTCTctgtgacgttttttttttttttctaacaccccacatcagctcactttaacccttaaaagctgctttgtgcagttttatttttaaaaatttaaaattctatttttttatttttttttaaattaagcaaattttgatgaattagtgcccagtttttaataatcctattaaaaacaagggcactttaattcatcaaaattgacatttcactctttcttcaaaaacttaccttttcattctggcagccgctccagcgattcccacggccgtctgaagcctctgcagacgtcagaaattacgaatccggtttcctccaatcacgacttccccccgggggaatcttggcctgatgcaacgccgtgattggaggaagccggattcgtcattttggatccacgaagacggcttgcgatgggcggaggaagtgctggagcggctgccaggattaaaaggtacgtttttgaagaaagagagtgaaatgccaattttgatgaattaaggtgcccttgtttttaataggattatcaaAAACCGGGCACAAATtcttcaaaattgaccttcactttaacatctctttaatagaagaaaaaaatataaatgtatgtagtaAGAACtgctatcaaaattatatatatatatattatttttttaaaggggctAAAGCTAAACATGAAGCAATGATGAACAAAGCTCATTATAAAAATAGCAAAAATCCTAAAATATTTATGGAACACTAACtaaattgtaaaaatgtaaaactaTTTGTGAACAGCAGCTTTTACTCAGCTAAAATACACTTTTTCTCAAAAAATTAtgagaataaaaaaacataaatcacaGCCCAAGATACATGTTCATATATTACCATTACAAAGAAATACATAGACCATAAATGGTATAACGTAGTGCCCACGTTACACACTACAGTGATTTATAATGCTGTAACCACTAACTGTGCTGTTTTACTGCAATATTCAAAACTAAACATATTTATCCAATACTATTAACATCAAGCAATGATGTGACATTTTAATATTTTGGCTACCAATGCAAACAAACCCAGTGAGATATGAGGTGTAATCTGTTGAGAATGTCATTTTTTATTCTGCATTTCCAGTTTGGATTATTGGGGTACTTACCAGATGCATTGCTAGAGGCAGCATAAGTAAGAATATCCATAAATATAGGTGGCACGTGTTATTAAATTGGCTGCTGTCAGGGTCATGATACCATCCCCCAGTTAATGCTGCCCACACACCCTGCCTGAGTATCTGCAGCACCTGAGAAGCCATGACTGCTAATGCTGCAAAGAGTGTGTCTTTTCCTCTCTGTTCATGCAATACAGCACTCGATAAAAGGCACTATAGATACTAACTGTGCTGCCAGCAGTAGCATTATCACAGGATGCAGTACAGAATGCAGAGGGAACACCAGGGCTCCTCCCTATTGTGTCATCTAATTATGTGTTGTGCTAGTGACTCATTAAACCCCACCTACTGTAGTACATTGTTCTTCCCTAGCATCAGTATAGGCTGCAGTTCTTTCAATtgaaagcttaaagtgatggtaaattcactttCATAACTTTACATAGTATGAAAACTCTTctaactagcatattgatatgcttattttgttccaatgtcaaatctacttttaataCTGAGCATTTTTGTCAGGCTCTGTATGTTACCTGATTTAATGCAGCCTCTCTGAATGATTTTCCCTTAGACTTCTTTGActggcagctctttcagccaatcagagcttcaccatgtgccccatgtaagttaaaggtacagtctacaccagtgattttcaactttttttttgccttggcacacttttttacatttgaaaatcctgtggcacaccaccatcccaaaattttacaaaatcactcattgtagcctaatacagcatgtgtataaaagagggacacccctgcactgggaaaaGTCCACCCCCCGCaaactgggaaaagtgttatctgtggagcaaaagattatatgtggagcatgGTATGCTGTTATGGAGGAGGaacaaagctgcgccagcatgcatgggggattgaagtgtcgcgtggtgctgcgtgtagagccagcactaggcacgtgttgtgggggttccttccaagtgtgaacacaggTTGGGGAGGCGAGCTGCAGCTGCAGTtatcctcagtcatcatctcactcaaaataaaaaaatggcccagagtaaaaaacaagcaaaatttaaaatatatgtcacactgttgtcagtctgccgtggcacacctgagaatttctcacggcacactggttgaaaaacactggtctacaccaaaaaattcttatttaaaaagatagataatccctttattacccattccccgtttttgcataaccaacacagttatattaatatactttatacctctgtgatgaccttgtatctaagcctctgcagacagccttattatctaagtgcttttgacagacatgcagtgtagtcaatcagtgaagactcctaaataacttcacgggagtgagcacaatgttatctatttgacacacatgaactaaaactgtctaactgtgaaaaactttcaaaatgctctgagctaagaggcggttttcaactgtttagaaatcagtttcagcCTAGCTAGGTttggcttttcaaaaataccaccaagggaacaaagcaagtttgataataaaaattaaattgtaaagttgtttaaaattgcatgccctatctgaatcatgaaagtttaggatCCCTCTTtaccccctaacctccctgatcccccccccaaacagttctctaagccAGCCCCTctacctattggccgccatcttatgtactggcagctgactgccaGAACCCAGTTTGCTGCCGTTtttagtcttctttttttttttttttaaaaacataaaacatttttttctgtagtacaGATGCCCCCCATCATTACTCTAGCCCCCTCCTAGGTCAATTATTCACCCTCTACATCAGGAGCCCACTCTCCCTGCTCCCCCCTCCTTACTTCCGACTTAGTGCTGCTCTTATGCTTTTGTTTTCCATAGCATAGCGGTCCTGCCcctcccacccacccacctccatcgatgggccgcccactcgcctccctccttaccctcccacccaccaatgatcagcaccaccGTTGTCCGATGCAGAGATGGTCAAagagtggggcatgcagaaataccgcaatcttgctatttttagcgagattgcggcagagagaggcccaggacagcagcgacatacagggtatggcactggtcgttaagggattaaaaggacagtctagcaatactaactttcatgattcagatagggtatgcaattttaaaaaatttctaatttatttttatcatcaaatttgctttcttctatgGTGTTCTTTGTAGAAACTAAacctaatttctaagtccttgaaggccacctcttatcttagtgcatttttacagtttttcacagctagacagtgctagttcatgtctgccatatagacAATATTGTGTTCATTCCCGTGAAGTTTTTTATgacccagcactgattggctaatatgcaattCTGTCAAGTCAGCAATTTGTGACCATCCAGATGATGGCAGCAAAAGACAAAAGGCGCCCTCCACGGGCTATCGTTGAAGGTAAACGGTCACCAAGGTCAGCTCTTCTTAAATACAGATGGTCATTCTAGGCATAAAGATAAAAataagaaggcgctccaatggtgcaataagttacaacaaataaatacaatgttccCAAAAACACCCTCTCTGAAAGTAGGTACTCACAAGGAGAGCACACTATGGTACAGTGCTATTCCAACTGGCTGGATTGATCactcagagcccaccagctagctcacaccgGATACAATAAACCTTCAGCTCTGTAGATGTGGGAAAGAAAATAGGGGATAAGGGACAGCACTCCAACAGTGCAGATGGTCACTTATAAAGGAACAGTGCCCCCAATAATGAATCCCCACTGAGATTGAATACT
This genomic stretch from Bombina bombina isolate aBomBom1 chromosome 4, aBomBom1.pri, whole genome shotgun sequence harbors:
- the LOC128657848 gene encoding pecanex-like protein 2: MASQVLQILRQGVWAALTGGWYHDPDSSQFNNTCHLYLWIFLLMLPLAMHLVIR